In Desulfosalsimonas propionicica, the following are encoded in one genomic region:
- a CDS encoding acetyl/propionyl/methylcrotonyl-CoA carboxylase subunit alpha, which produces MIHKILIANRGEIAVRVIRTARNQGFPTVAVYSEADAVAMHVDAADEAVCIGGAPAAQSYLSIDNILNAAKKSQANAVHPGYGFLAENPAFVRACEAAGLVFIGPGTDAMELMGSKRLSKEAMVAAGVPCIAGYHGKDQTDEVLLAEAEKIGVPLMVKASAGGGGRGMRLVTNEKNLSESIQNARAEAKSTFGNDELILEKAIVEPRHIEIQVFADAHGNVIHLGERDCSVQRRHQKVVEEAPSPFVDADLREKMGQAAVNAARACKYLGAGTVEFMVDADKNFYFLEMNTRLQVEHPVTEMITGQDLVAWQIKVACGEKLPLSQDEISLLGHAIEVRLYAEDARRGFLPQTGPVLAWQVPQREGVRVDSGIEAGREVAAHYDPIVAKVIAWGENRDEARRRLALVLRDTVLLGFNNNKLFLERIVNHPVFAKGGATTAFIEKHFSDDISMGKNALSDQTLALAAMIFYQGRCPQTRDAGWHTPAPYRYNFVLNCDETDHFLSLVRKDARFEVSMAAKGPANAKNTENAEPGADRQVTLEWVRADDHSVIYIDGGVRRKAGYAFFANQLFVDAGSGHFVFEDKTLHTAKSAQDAAGGGDVISTMNGVIVEVRVSPGQRVEAGQALLVIESMKMQHQFAAAISGTVESVAAAPGDQVKPGQLLVTIAAEQEKGESS; this is translated from the coding sequence ATGATTCATAAAATTTTGATCGCCAACCGTGGGGAGATCGCCGTGCGGGTGATTCGCACAGCCCGCAACCAAGGCTTTCCCACTGTTGCGGTCTACAGCGAAGCAGACGCAGTCGCCATGCACGTGGACGCAGCAGATGAGGCCGTGTGCATCGGCGGTGCCCCGGCGGCCCAATCCTATCTTTCCATTGACAATATCCTGAATGCCGCAAAAAAAAGCCAGGCCAATGCCGTTCATCCCGGCTACGGGTTTCTGGCGGAAAACCCGGCCTTTGTCCGGGCCTGTGAAGCAGCCGGCCTGGTTTTTATCGGCCCTGGCACCGATGCCATGGAGTTGATGGGAAGCAAGCGCCTGTCCAAGGAGGCTATGGTGGCTGCCGGCGTGCCCTGCATTGCCGGATATCATGGCAAGGACCAGACAGATGAAGTGTTATTGGCTGAAGCGGAAAAAATCGGCGTTCCCCTGATGGTCAAGGCGTCTGCGGGCGGCGGCGGCCGGGGCATGCGCCTGGTTACGAATGAAAAAAATCTGTCTGAAAGCATTCAAAATGCAAGGGCTGAGGCCAAAAGCACATTCGGAAATGATGAACTGATTCTGGAAAAGGCCATTGTGGAGCCGCGCCATATTGAAATCCAGGTTTTCGCTGATGCGCACGGCAACGTGATTCACCTGGGCGAGCGGGACTGCTCGGTTCAGCGAAGGCACCAGAAGGTGGTGGAAGAAGCGCCGTCACCATTTGTGGATGCGGATTTGCGGGAAAAAATGGGGCAGGCCGCGGTCAATGCGGCCAGGGCCTGCAAATACCTGGGCGCGGGCACGGTGGAATTCATGGTGGATGCGGATAAAAATTTTTATTTCCTGGAAATGAACACCCGGCTTCAGGTGGAGCATCCGGTCACGGAGATGATTACCGGCCAGGACCTGGTGGCCTGGCAGATTAAGGTGGCTTGCGGGGAAAAACTGCCTTTGTCTCAGGATGAAATAAGCCTTTTGGGCCATGCCATTGAAGTACGGCTTTATGCCGAAGACGCCCGCCGCGGGTTCCTGCCCCAGACCGGGCCGGTTTTGGCCTGGCAGGTCCCGCAGCGGGAGGGTGTGCGTGTGGATTCCGGAATTGAGGCCGGCCGGGAAGTGGCAGCACACTATGATCCCATTGTGGCAAAGGTCATTGCATGGGGCGAAAACCGCGATGAGGCCCGGCGGCGGCTGGCATTGGTTTTGCGTGACACGGTTCTTCTGGGGTTTAACAACAACAAATTGTTTTTAGAACGCATTGTCAACCATCCGGTGTTTGCAAAAGGCGGGGCCACAACGGCTTTTATTGAAAAACATTTTTCAGATGACATCAGCATGGGAAAAAATGCCCTTTCAGATCAAACCCTGGCCCTTGCCGCCATGATTTTTTACCAGGGCCGCTGCCCGCAGACCCGGGATGCCGGATGGCACACCCCGGCACCGTACCGGTACAACTTTGTGTTAAACTGCGATGAAACAGATCATTTTTTGTCCCTGGTCAGAAAAGACGCCCGGTTTGAGGTTTCAATGGCCGCAAAAGGCCCAGCAAATGCAAAAAATACAGAAAATGCCGAGCCTGGAGCCGATCGCCAGGTGACCCTGGAATGGGTGCGGGCAGATGATCACAGTGTCATTTACATTGACGGCGGGGTCCGCAGGAAAGCCGGGTATGCCTTTTTTGCCAACCAGCTGTTTGTGGATGCCGGATCCGGGCATTTTGTTTTTGAAGACAAAACGCTTCACACGGCCAAATCCGCACAGGATGCGGCAGGAGGCGGAGATGTGATCTCCACCATGAACGGGGTAATCGTTGAAGTGCGGGTCAGCCCTGGACAAAGGGTCGAGGCCGGCCAGGCGCTGCTGGTCATCGAATCCATGAAAATGCAGCACCAGTTTGCCGCAGCCATTTCCGGGACCGTTGAATCGGTTGCAGCAGCACCCGGAGATCAGGTCAAACCCGGTCAGCTGCTGGTGACAATTGCGGCAGAGCAGGAAAAGGGAGAATCTTCATGA
- a CDS encoding acyl-CoA carboxylase subunit beta: MPVFKSRIQPRSAEFQANREHMEAGVAQVREIEKRVLETAEAKIPRYRKRGYISPRERLNLLLDPGAPFLELYSLAGYMQGNDTDGSAAGGTCIAGIGYVKGTRCAIYVDDYLTKGGSISRYGAEKRMNMQMIALKKKMPFIVLAQSAGGDLREAGDMFGASGKFFANQARLSAAGIPQITVVHGSATAGGAYQPGLSDYIVMIRRQSTVYLAGPPLLKAATGEIATDEEIGGAELHCQVSGVSDYMAENDADGIRLARQIMEKIQWNKNLPALSQKDYAAPVYPPEEMIGIVPVDPKEPYDCREIMARIADGSDILDFKADYDAGTVCAFMEVHGQACGVLGNNAPITSDGAAKAAQFMQLCEQSDTPLVFLHNTTGFLVGTEAESRGIIKHGSKMIQAVTNTTVPKIAFIVGGSYGAGNYAMCGRGMDPDFVFAWPRSVVSIMGPAQAGSVLRQVAHARMEKMGQVDENFLDQIEADTRKALEERSHALANTARLWDDGLIDPRDTRSILGFVLDICHEAKIRRVKPNTFGIARM, from the coding sequence ATGCCAGTTTTTAAGTCCCGGATTCAACCCCGGTCCGCGGAGTTCCAGGCCAACCGGGAGCATATGGAGGCAGGTGTTGCCCAGGTGCGCGAGATTGAAAAGCGGGTCCTGGAGACCGCTGAGGCCAAAATTCCGCGGTACCGGAAACGGGGCTACATCAGCCCCAGGGAGCGCTTAAACCTGCTTCTGGATCCCGGTGCTCCTTTCCTGGAACTCTATAGCCTGGCCGGCTACATGCAGGGAAACGACACGGACGGATCGGCTGCGGGCGGCACCTGTATCGCCGGAATCGGTTATGTCAAAGGCACCCGGTGTGCCATTTACGTGGATGATTATCTCACCAAGGGCGGCAGTATTTCCCGGTACGGGGCGGAAAAGCGCATGAACATGCAGATGATTGCCCTAAAAAAGAAAATGCCCTTTATCGTCCTGGCTCAGAGCGCAGGCGGGGACCTGCGGGAGGCCGGGGACATGTTCGGCGCTTCTGGAAAGTTTTTTGCCAATCAGGCCCGGCTATCGGCGGCCGGTATTCCACAGATCACGGTGGTTCACGGAAGTGCCACAGCCGGCGGGGCCTACCAGCCAGGGCTTTCCGACTACATTGTCATGATCCGGCGCCAGTCCACGGTTTATCTGGCCGGACCGCCCCTGCTCAAGGCCGCCACAGGCGAGATCGCTACAGACGAGGAAATCGGCGGGGCGGAACTGCACTGCCAGGTATCGGGCGTATCGGATTACATGGCGGAAAACGACGCCGACGGCATCCGGCTGGCCAGGCAGATCATGGAAAAAATTCAATGGAATAAAAACCTGCCGGCCTTGTCCCAAAAAGATTATGCCGCTCCGGTCTATCCCCCGGAAGAAATGATCGGCATTGTGCCCGTGGATCCCAAAGAACCTTATGACTGCCGGGAAATCATGGCCCGGATTGCAGACGGATCAGATATCCTGGATTTCAAGGCCGATTATGACGCCGGCACGGTGTGCGCTTTTATGGAAGTCCACGGCCAGGCCTGCGGGGTGCTGGGCAACAACGCCCCCATCACCTCAGACGGTGCTGCCAAGGCCGCCCAGTTCATGCAGCTCTGCGAGCAGTCCGACACCCCTTTGGTTTTTCTCCACAACACCACCGGGTTTTTGGTGGGCACCGAGGCTGAAAGCCGTGGCATTATCAAGCACGGCTCAAAGATGATCCAGGCTGTGACCAACACAACAGTGCCAAAGATTGCATTTATTGTGGGCGGCTCTTACGGGGCCGGCAATTACGCCATGTGCGGCCGGGGCATGGACCCGGATTTCGTGTTTGCCTGGCCCCGCAGCGTGGTGTCCATCATGGGGCCGGCCCAGGCCGGCAGTGTTTTGCGCCAGGTGGCCCACGCCCGTATGGAAAAAATGGGGCAGGTGGATGAAAATTTCCTGGACCAGATCGAGGCCGATACCCGAAAGGCCCTGGAAGAACGCTCCCATGCCCTGGCCAACACGGCCCGGCTGTGGGACGACGGGCTGATCGATCCGCGTGATACCCGCAGCATTCTGGGATTTGTGCTCGATATTTGCCATGAGGCAAAAATCCGCCGGGTCAAACCCAACACCTTCGGCATTGCCCGCATGTAA
- a CDS encoding TIGR03084 family metal-binding protein: MAEDREQGGNTMEAICRDLKAECEALDNLVAGLDPEQWALPTPFLTWCVKDEIRHLAYFDDRAALAATDPEGFNKHLESAVADFEAFEKHLEQVGRDLTTDQLMDWWRTRRGIMLDALQKCGPKDRLPWYGPPMGALSFATARLMETWAHGQDVFDALDIRRTPTDRLRHIAHLGVKTFGWTYINRGLEVPPNPVRVELLSPSGDLWTWGPEDAQNRINGPAEDFCLVVVQRRHVEDTSLEVTGETAGDWMLKAQCFAGPPVNGPAPGQRAV; this comes from the coding sequence ATGGCAGAAGACCGGGAGCAGGGAGGCAATACAATGGAGGCGATTTGCAGGGATCTGAAGGCAGAGTGTGAGGCGCTCGACAATCTGGTGGCCGGGCTGGACCCGGAGCAGTGGGCGCTTCCCACCCCGTTTCTGACCTGGTGTGTCAAGGATGAAATCCGGCATCTGGCTTATTTTGACGACCGGGCGGCCCTTGCAGCCACAGACCCGGAGGGTTTCAACAAGCACCTTGAATCCGCTGTTGCCGATTTTGAGGCCTTTGAAAAGCATCTGGAGCAGGTGGGCCGGGACCTGACTACGGATCAGCTCATGGACTGGTGGCGAACCCGGCGGGGTATTATGCTCGATGCCCTTCAAAAGTGCGGGCCCAAAGACCGCCTGCCCTGGTACGGCCCGCCCATGGGCGCGCTGTCCTTTGCCACGGCCCGGCTCATGGAGACCTGGGCCCATGGCCAGGACGTGTTTGACGCCCTGGACATCCGCCGCACACCCACGGACCGCCTGCGCCATATCGCCCATCTGGGTGTGAAAACCTTTGGCTGGACCTACATCAACCGGGGCCTGGAAGTGCCCCCAAACCCGGTTCGCGTGGAACTTTTATCCCCGTCCGGGGACTTGTGGACCTGGGGGCCTGAAGACGCCCAAAACCGCATCAACGGACCTGCGGAAGACTTTTGCCTGGTGGTGGTCCAGCGCCGGCACGTGGAGGACACATCCCTTGAAGTCACAGGCGAAACCGCCGGAGACTGGATGCTAAAAGCCCAGTGCTTTGCCGGCCCGCCGGTTAATGGTCCTGCACCGGGCCAGCGGGCAGTGTAA
- a CDS encoding acyclic terpene utilization AtuA family protein produces the protein MSHPKADEKLIIANCSGFFGDRLSAAREMVEGGPVHVLTGDYLAELTMAILLKDTLKDPDRGYARTFLTQMEEIMGQCLEKGIKVVSNAGGLNPAALAQKLEEIADQLGLHPKIACITGDNLMENLEDLQGQGEAFVHMDKNMSLKQAGAVPITANAYFGGWGIAEALKQGADIVVCGRVADAALAVGPAAWHFKWRQTDWDRLAGAYAAGHVIECGAQATGGNYSFIDEVPSFRNVGFPIAEIFSDGSFVITKHPNTGGLVSTGTVTAQLLYEIAAPAYLTPDVTVHFDTLTLEDQGNHRVLASGVCGAPPPATAKVCINTLGGHKNSMTVVLTGLDIEKKAKIVEDTLFDSIGGKDQFQTVDVQLIRSDKCDPPSNDEAFAFLRITVVDPEAKRASRFSNNLVELVLASIPGFTITSPPGKATQTVVHWPSLMSMERLTQVVEIRGQKLEVQCAAPDAEPVDVHPKKIRLPAVPEGPMVQAPMGRVFATRSGDKGGNANLGVWAKTPEAFAFLREFLTPEKLKELLPDCAPYEIERFELANLLAVNFYIHGILGDGVAASFRSDPQAKTLGEYLRAKVIEMPASIVPHA, from the coding sequence ATGAGCCATCCAAAAGCAGATGAAAAACTGATCATCGCCAATTGCAGCGGTTTTTTCGGAGACCGGCTTTCGGCTGCAAGGGAAATGGTCGAAGGCGGGCCTGTCCATGTTCTTACAGGCGACTATCTGGCCGAGCTGACCATGGCCATTTTGCTCAAGGACACGTTAAAGGATCCGGACCGGGGTTATGCCAGGACCTTTTTAACTCAGATGGAAGAAATTATGGGCCAGTGCCTTGAAAAGGGCATAAAGGTGGTGTCCAATGCCGGAGGGCTCAATCCTGCCGCACTGGCGCAAAAGCTTGAAGAAATCGCTGATCAGCTGGGCCTGCATCCAAAAATTGCCTGCATTACCGGCGACAACCTCATGGAAAACCTTGAAGATCTGCAGGGCCAGGGCGAAGCCTTTGTTCACATGGATAAGAATATGAGTTTAAAGCAGGCCGGGGCCGTGCCCATTACCGCCAATGCCTATTTTGGAGGATGGGGTATTGCAGAGGCCCTCAAACAGGGGGCGGACATCGTGGTCTGCGGCCGGGTGGCCGACGCTGCACTGGCTGTCGGGCCGGCGGCCTGGCATTTTAAATGGCGCCAAACAGACTGGGACCGCCTGGCCGGGGCTTATGCCGCCGGGCACGTAATTGAATGCGGCGCCCAGGCAACAGGCGGCAATTATTCATTTATCGATGAAGTCCCCTCATTTCGAAACGTGGGTTTCCCAATAGCTGAAATTTTTTCAGACGGCAGTTTTGTGATCACCAAGCATCCAAACACCGGCGGCCTGGTATCCACCGGCACGGTCACAGCACAGCTGCTCTATGAAATCGCAGCCCCCGCATATCTCACCCCGGATGTGACCGTTCATTTTGACACCCTGACGCTCGAAGACCAGGGAAACCACCGGGTTCTGGCATCAGGCGTGTGCGGCGCTCCTCCGCCTGCAACCGCCAAGGTGTGCATCAATACCCTGGGTGGGCATAAAAACAGCATGACAGTGGTGTTAACGGGTTTAGACATTGAAAAAAAAGCCAAAATTGTCGAAGACACGCTTTTTGACAGCATCGGGGGAAAAGACCAGTTCCAGACCGTTGACGTGCAGCTGATCCGCTCAGACAAGTGTGATCCCCCTTCCAATGATGAGGCGTTTGCTTTTCTGCGCATCACAGTTGTGGATCCGGAGGCAAAACGCGCCAGTCGTTTTTCAAACAACCTCGTGGAACTTGTCCTTGCCAGTATTCCCGGTTTTACGATCACCAGTCCGCCGGGCAAAGCAACCCAGACGGTTGTGCACTGGCCCAGCCTAATGTCCATGGAGCGCCTGACCCAGGTTGTGGAAATCAGGGGCCAAAAACTGGAAGTCCAATGTGCAGCCCCGGATGCTGAACCCGTTGATGTGCATCCCAAAAAGATCCGTCTGCCTGCGGTCCCGGAAGGTCCCATGGTGCAGGCGCCCATGGGAAGGGTGTTTGCAACGCGATCCGGGGACAAGGGCGGCAATGCCAACCTGGGCGTCTGGGCCAAAACCCCTGAGGCTTTCGCATTTCTGCGGGAATTTCTGACACCCGAAAAATTAAAGGAGCTGCTGCCTGATTGCGCACCCTATGAAATCGAGCGCTTTGAGCTGGCCAACCTGTTGGCGGTTAATTTCTACATTCACGGCATTTTGGGCGACGGGGTGGCCGCTTCCTTCCGAAGCGATCCCCAGGCCAAAACCCTGGGCGAGTATCTGAGGGCAAAGGTTATTGAAATGCCGGCATCCATTGTTCCACACGCGTAA
- a CDS encoding acyl-CoA dehydrogenase family protein: MDNPADSRFYQKYFSKQHDMLRKAVREFVRKEIAPFVDDWEEQGGFPRELYKKVGELGYSSVSYPEDVGGSGGDLFEEIVVNEEFMRGGSPGLVASLYSHGIALPPLIKYGTPEQKEKFVKPVVAGDRVAALAVTEPGGGSDVASLQTTAVPDKDCYIVNGSKTFITSAINADQITCAVRTGGDGAHGISLLVIEADTPGYSVSDKLKKTGWWTSDTGQIFFDDCRVPVENRIGEENKGFYYQMENFQSERLAMAVQSNMISRMCLEEAIKYAKKRTAFGKTLTGFQVTRHKIAEMATRVEASSEFTYRVAAMVNAGEYKVAEVSMAKNFACQVANRVTFDATQIFGGYGFIRGHLVERLYRDNRIYSIGGGTHEIMNEVISKMIL; encoded by the coding sequence ATGGATAATCCCGCAGACAGTCGTTTTTACCAGAAGTATTTTAGCAAACAGCACGACATGCTTCGAAAGGCGGTTCGTGAGTTTGTCCGGAAAGAAATTGCGCCTTTTGTGGACGACTGGGAAGAACAAGGCGGCTTTCCCCGGGAGCTGTATAAAAAAGTGGGCGAACTGGGTTACAGCAGCGTGTCTTACCCGGAAGACGTCGGCGGATCCGGGGGCGATCTGTTTGAGGAAATCGTTGTCAACGAGGAATTTATGCGCGGCGGGTCTCCGGGTCTTGTGGCCAGTCTGTATTCCCACGGCATTGCCCTGCCGCCCCTGATCAAGTACGGCACCCCGGAGCAGAAGGAAAAATTTGTCAAGCCCGTTGTGGCCGGCGACCGGGTGGCTGCCCTGGCTGTGACCGAGCCCGGGGGCGGATCAGATGTGGCCAGCCTGCAGACCACGGCCGTGCCCGACAAGGATTGCTACATTGTTAACGGTAGCAAAACCTTTATCACTTCGGCCATCAATGCGGACCAGATTACATGTGCCGTCAGAACGGGCGGGGACGGGGCCCACGGCATCAGCCTGCTGGTCATCGAGGCAGATACACCCGGATATTCCGTGTCGGATAAACTCAAAAAAACCGGATGGTGGACATCGGATACAGGACAGATTTTTTTCGACGACTGCCGGGTACCCGTGGAAAACCGCATTGGCGAGGAAAACAAGGGCTTTTATTACCAGATGGAAAATTTCCAGTCTGAGCGCCTGGCCATGGCTGTTCAGTCAAATATGATTTCCCGGATGTGCCTGGAAGAAGCCATTAAATATGCCAAAAAACGCACAGCCTTTGGAAAGACCCTGACCGGCTTCCAGGTGACCCGCCACAAGATCGCGGAAATGGCCACCCGGGTGGAGGCGAGCTCCGAGTTTACCTACCGGGTGGCGGCCATGGTCAATGCCGGGGAATATAAGGTTGCCGAAGTCTCCATGGCCAAAAATTTTGCCTGTCAGGTGGCCAACAGGGTGACATTTGACGCCACCCAGATTTTCGGCGGATACGGGTTTATCCGGGGTCACCTGGTGGAGCGCCTGTACCGGGACAACCGGATTTACTCTATTGGCGGCGGCACCCATGAAATCATGAACGAGGTGATTTCAAAGATGATTCTGTAA
- a CDS encoding acetoacetate--CoA ligase, with product MGEILWQPSEKRAQNSTMMQFMNRINAAYNKNFKQYADLYEWSVENIAEFWAEMWKYADIVHSRAYDQVVDDPGKMPGAKWFVGARLNFAENLLRFRDDHTALVFMGESMPVRRLTYAELHRAVSRVAQALKKLGIQPEDRVVGFMPNMPETIIAMLAGASAGATWSSCSPDFGIQGVLDRFGQIQPRVLFTTDGYFYKGKHIDNLERVSRILQELPSVEQVVVVPYTTENPDIRNVPRAVLYADFIAGTSDDAEIDFLQLPFEHPHYIMYSSGTTGPPKCMVQGAGGVLIQQIKEHMLHVDLKREDNLFYVTTCGWMMWNWLTCALSRGATITLYDGNPFHPDPEVLWRLAEEEKITIFGTSAGYIAALRNAESRPGSSYDLSGLKAVLSTGSPLDTEGFQYVYREIKEDLQLASISGGTDINSCFFLGNPMGPVYTGELQCRGLAMKVKAYDENGHPVYNQPGELVCEAAVPSMPLYFWNDPDGRKYHSAYFDMFPGVWAHGDYIEINDHGGVIIYGRSDATLNPGGVRIGTAEIYRQVEKLDEVEDSIVTGYRVDGDEKVVLFVKMKPEYELDPDMEKKIKTTIRENTTPRHVPAKICAVPDIPYTLNMKKVELAVKKILHGKAVLNKEALSNPECLAFFEEWKDWL from the coding sequence ATGGGTGAAATTTTATGGCAGCCTTCTGAAAAAAGGGCTCAAAACAGCACCATGATGCAGTTTATGAACCGCATTAACGCGGCCTACAACAAAAACTTCAAGCAATATGCGGATCTTTATGAATGGTCCGTTGAAAACATTGCCGAATTCTGGGCCGAAATGTGGAAATATGCCGACATCGTGCATTCACGGGCTTATGACCAGGTCGTTGATGATCCCGGCAAAATGCCGGGGGCCAAGTGGTTTGTCGGCGCCCGGCTCAATTTTGCCGAGAATCTGCTTCGGTTTCGCGATGACCACACAGCCTTGGTTTTTATGGGCGAGTCCATGCCGGTGCGCCGACTGACGTATGCCGAACTCCACCGGGCGGTTTCCCGGGTGGCCCAGGCGCTGAAAAAACTCGGTATCCAGCCCGAAGACCGAGTGGTGGGGTTCATGCCCAACATGCCGGAAACCATCATTGCCATGCTTGCCGGTGCGAGCGCGGGGGCCACATGGTCATCCTGCTCACCGGATTTCGGGATCCAGGGCGTGCTTGACCGGTTCGGCCAGATCCAGCCCAGGGTTCTGTTTACAACCGACGGGTACTTCTACAAGGGCAAACACATAGACAACCTGGAGCGGGTGAGCCGGATCCTGCAGGAGCTTCCTTCTGTGGAGCAGGTGGTGGTGGTGCCGTATACGACTGAAAATCCGGATATCCGAAACGTTCCCAGGGCAGTGCTTTACGCGGACTTTATCGCGGGTACCAGCGATGATGCGGAAATCGATTTTCTGCAACTGCCCTTTGAACATCCGCATTACATCATGTATTCCTCCGGAACCACGGGACCGCCCAAGTGCATGGTCCAGGGCGCCGGCGGTGTGCTGATCCAGCAGATCAAGGAACACATGCTGCACGTGGACTTAAAGCGCGAAGACAATCTGTTTTATGTGACCACCTGCGGGTGGATGATGTGGAACTGGCTGACCTGCGCGCTGTCCCGGGGCGCAACCATAACCCTTTACGACGGCAACCCCTTTCACCCGGACCCGGAGGTGCTGTGGCGGCTGGCCGAAGAGGAAAAAATTACCATTTTCGGTACCAGCGCCGGGTATATCGCCGCACTGAGAAATGCCGAATCCAGGCCGGGCAGCAGTTATGATCTCTCCGGGCTCAAGGCGGTGCTGTCCACCGGATCGCCGCTTGACACCGAAGGGTTTCAATACGTCTACCGGGAGATCAAGGAAGATCTGCAGCTGGCATCCATTTCCGGCGGCACGGATATCAACTCCTGTTTTTTCCTGGGCAATCCCATGGGACCGGTCTATACGGGAGAACTGCAGTGCCGGGGACTGGCAATGAAGGTCAAAGCCTATGACGAAAACGGCCATCCGGTATACAACCAGCCGGGCGAACTGGTGTGCGAGGCCGCTGTGCCGTCCATGCCGCTGTATTTCTGGAACGATCCGGACGGCCGCAAATATCATTCCGCCTATTTTGACATGTTTCCGGGCGTCTGGGCACACGGCGACTATATCGAGATCAACGACCACGGCGGGGTAATTATTTACGGCAGATCCGATGCCACCCTGAATCCGGGCGGCGTGCGCATCGGTACGGCAGAGATCTACCGGCAGGTGGAAAAACTAGACGAGGTCGAAGACAGCATTGTCACCGGCTACAGGGTCGACGGCGACGAAAAGGTAGTCCTGTTTGTGAAAATGAAACCCGAATACGAACTTGACCCGGACATGGAGAAGAAAATCAAAACCACCATCCGGGAAAACACGACGCCCCGGCACGTGCCGGCCAAAATCTGCGCTGTGCCCGATATCCCCTACACCCTGAACATGAAAAAAGTGGAGCTGGCGGTTAAAAAAATTCTCCACGGCAAAGCCGTGCTAAACAAGGAAGCCCTTTCCAACCCGGAATGCCTGGCGTTTTTTGAAGAATGGAAAGACTGGTTGTAA
- a CDS encoding enoyl-CoA hydratase/isomerase family protein: MSDELLYEVRNGAAWLTINREARRNSISPELVGLFNHHLDAAEQDPSVRAVCLTGAGQKAFCSGADLGGASDNQQTRPEQAYADLLKRIAGYPKPTVARVNGYCLAGGTGFMLACDIVIAADTARFGTPEVNVGLWPMMIGALIFRNVLTKKAMEMILLGGKISAQQALDMGLVTRVVPPENLDAEVGQILDNLCQKSPIGMKLGKQAFYHMRDMPFEKALDYLVEQIRVVSSTEDAMEGIAAFMEKRTPEFKGR; this comes from the coding sequence ATGAGCGATGAACTCCTGTATGAAGTCAGAAACGGTGCGGCATGGCTGACCATCAACCGGGAAGCCCGCCGCAATTCCATCAGTCCGGAACTGGTGGGGCTGTTTAACCATCACCTGGACGCGGCTGAACAAGACCCATCCGTTAGGGCGGTATGCTTAACCGGTGCTGGACAAAAGGCCTTCTGCTCCGGCGCGGACCTGGGGGGGGCTTCCGATAACCAGCAGACCCGCCCGGAGCAGGCGTACGCGGATCTGCTCAAGCGCATTGCCGGTTATCCCAAGCCCACCGTGGCCCGGGTAAACGGCTATTGCCTGGCCGGCGGCACCGGATTCATGCTGGCCTGCGATATTGTGATTGCAGCTGACACGGCCAGGTTCGGCACCCCTGAGGTCAACGTGGGGCTATGGCCCATGATGATCGGCGCCCTTATTTTCAGAAACGTGCTGACCAAAAAAGCCATGGAAATGATTCTGCTGGGCGGGAAAATCAGCGCGCAGCAGGCCCTGGACATGGGTCTGGTGACCCGGGTGGTGCCCCCTGAAAATCTGGATGCAGAAGTCGGTCAAATTCTGGACAACCTCTGCCAGAAAAGCCCCATTGGCATGAAGCTTGGCAAGCAGGCGTTTTACCATATGCGCGACATGCCCTTTGAGAAGGCCCTGGATTACCTGGTCGAACAGATCCGGGTGGTGTCTTCCACAGAAGATGCGATGGAAGGCATTGCCGCGTTTATGGAAAAGCGGACGCCGGAGTTTAAGGGCAGATAG